One window of the Devosia sp. 2618 genome contains the following:
- a CDS encoding flavin reductase family protein has product MTTDATTPDPMAFRQTLGMFATGVLIVTTRWGERIHGMTANSFTSVSLSPPLVLICIDHRASMRQALEDSGHYGLSVLHNGQQHLSRHFSSRKGGEMDVPFDELGDVPVIGGALAQFSCRIVQSTNAGDHLIFIGEVTHHRRDAGEPLLYFGGGYKHLHQPEVMGACS; this is encoded by the coding sequence ATGACCACCGACGCCACCACGCCCGATCCAATGGCGTTCCGGCAGACTTTGGGCATGTTCGCTACGGGCGTGCTCATCGTCACCACGCGCTGGGGGGAGCGCATCCACGGCATGACGGCCAATTCCTTCACCTCGGTGTCGCTGTCGCCGCCGCTGGTGCTGATCTGCATCGATCACCGCGCCAGCATGCGGCAGGCGCTCGAAGATTCCGGCCACTACGGCCTGTCGGTCCTCCACAATGGCCAGCAGCATCTTTCGCGCCATTTTTCCTCCCGCAAGGGGGGCGAGATGGACGTGCCATTCGATGAGCTGGGCGATGTACCGGTGATCGGCGGCGCGCTGGCGCAGTTCTCCTGCCGCATCGTTCAGTCCACCAATGCCGGCGACCACCTGATCTTTATCGGCGAAGTCACCCACCATCGCCGGGACGCCGGCGAACCGCTGCTCTATTTCGGCGGCGGCTACAAACATCTTCATCAACCCGAAGTCATGGGAGCCTGTTCATGA